In Francisella hispaniensis FSC454, a genomic segment contains:
- a CDS encoding biotin--[acetyl-CoA-carboxylase] ligase: MKNHHYIKTQLNEYIDDIKVEYFPTIDSTNDYLLATNLTNTYHFCYVDKQTKGRGRRGDKWISEDKDNIYSTLAFHCDFAITNDLLKSVKIALGVLETIKKYTPKNLQQYLKIKLPNDIYFQDQKLAGILIETKNIKKDSFDIIIGVGINVNMTSTNQNIDREWTSLSNINNQQLNSSEIIVDLVKSIIDSFDMSDASTLTQLTSYDYILDKRITFNYADQSYHGIAKGISKDLKLKIIDTNNNYCEFELANINKIRVIK; this comes from the coding sequence ATGAAAAATCATCACTACATAAAAACACAACTTAACGAGTATATAGATGATATAAAAGTTGAATATTTTCCAACTATAGACTCAACAAATGATTATTTATTAGCGACAAATTTGACAAATACATATCATTTTTGTTATGTGGACAAGCAAACAAAAGGTCGTGGTCGTCGTGGCGATAAATGGATTTCTGAAGATAAAGATAATATCTACTCAACATTAGCATTTCATTGTGATTTTGCAATCACAAATGATTTACTTAAAAGTGTTAAAATAGCTCTAGGTGTCTTAGAAACTATCAAAAAATATACACCGAAAAATCTACAACAATATCTAAAAATAAAACTACCAAATGATATTTATTTTCAAGACCAAAAACTTGCTGGGATACTGATAGAAACTAAAAATATCAAAAAAGATAGTTTTGATATCATTATAGGAGTAGGTATCAATGTCAATATGACAAGTACTAATCAAAATATTGATCGTGAGTGGACATCTTTATCAAACATAAATAATCAACAATTAAATTCTTCTGAAATTATAGTTGATTTAGTTAAAAGTATTATTGATAGCTTTGATATGAGTGATGCCTCCACACTAACACAATTAACTAGTTATGATTATATTTTAGATAAGAGAATTACTTTTAACTATGCAGATCAAAGTTATCATGGTATTGCCAAAGGTATTTCTAAAGACCTTAAACTAAAAATCATAGATACAAATAATAACTATTGTGAATTTGAACTAGCTAATATTAATAAAATTAGAGTTATAAAATGA
- the rsgA gene encoding ribosome small subunit-dependent GTPase A — MQARIITNFGGNICVKLTSGEKISALQRSHLKGELTVGDNVEIEYTNSTYVITKLLDRKNLISRPNQYQRKNKNIAANIDNAVIIITHSPAPVEHYIDRYLAALHNSNIEPVLVINKIDNQTEEDKQYIRNLANVYQQIGYKIFYISAQNNIGIDSLLEELKDKTSIFLGQSGVGKSETLNTILGEKITATTAVSDSTKKGRHTTTCSTLYEIDDTTSIIDSPGIREFGLWHITKEELFDGFLDFKKYKGMCQFRNCSHEEGSKGCQIVEQVKQGHINPVRFKNYHRILAEIKNK; from the coding sequence TTGCAAGCAAGAATCATAACAAATTTTGGTGGTAATATTTGTGTAAAGCTCACCTCTGGTGAGAAAATTTCGGCATTACAACGTAGTCACTTAAAGGGCGAACTTACAGTTGGCGATAATGTCGAAATAGAATACACAAATTCTACCTATGTAATTACTAAACTACTTGATAGAAAAAATCTAATTTCTCGTCCAAATCAATACCAACGTAAGAATAAAAATATTGCTGCAAATATTGATAATGCTGTAATAATTATTACACACTCTCCAGCACCAGTTGAGCACTATATTGATAGATATCTAGCTGCATTACATAATAGTAATATTGAACCTGTCTTAGTTATTAACAAAATTGATAATCAAACAGAAGAAGATAAACAATATATTCGAAACTTAGCAAATGTTTATCAACAAATTGGCTATAAAATTTTTTATATCTCTGCACAAAACAATATAGGAATTGATAGCCTTCTTGAAGAACTTAAAGACAAAACATCTATATTCTTAGGTCAATCAGGTGTTGGCAAGTCTGAAACATTAAATACAATATTAGGTGAAAAAATCACTGCAACAACTGCTGTATCAGATTCTACCAAAAAAGGACGTCATACTACTACATGCTCTACTTTATATGAGATAGATGATACCACTAGTATAATTGACTCTCCTGGCATCAGAGAATTTGGACTTTGGCATATCACAAAAGAAGAGCTTTTTGATGGTTTCTTAGATTTCAAAAAATATAAAGGGATGTGCCAATTCAGAAATTGCTCGCATGAAGAGGGATCTAAAGGTTGTCAAATTGTCGAGCAAGTTAAACAAGGGCATATCAACCCCGTTAGATTTAAAAATTATCATAGAATATTAGCAGAAATTAAAAATAAGTGA
- the recJ gene encoding single-stranded-DNA-specific exonuclease RecJ, translating to MLIKQKKIDNNIFSSLLANGYDSFTAKIISARVREIDSIELILNGSIKDLSSPFLFKDIEKALERLYQALQNNEVIGLETDHDCDGQTSHAILYEALTKIFNYPKQKIRSYIGHRLQEGYGLSESLMNRILTDKIRPSLIITADNGSTDEPRIAILKQNGIDTIVTDHHAIPPEGAPKSAIAVLNPNQQGCNYPDKAIAGCMVAWLFMAALRRKYLQNNKAISQTYGLSNLLDFVAIGTVADCVSMATSHNNRIVTKFGIEQLKNNQRLCWDFVDKDKLSSEYIGFSIAPILNSDGRVSDALGSVSFLLEEDEHKIENIFDNLKQQNNQRKEIQKKLTQEAIAQAYHLNQQKKSLCILLEDGHSGIHGISASRIKEMFGKPVIIFSQTQHDSTLISGSARSIDNIHIKTILDNIAVKEPQLIIKYGGHKGAAGLTIRKSNFDKFYQLFEDEITDIVTKQNIILEPIIEYDFELEEHHFELETLDKIDALEPFGREFEKPLFCNEFMLENLRLVGKDKNHAQLVLRYKNISSIKAIWFNATDNNKMLEQLVIGDSIRTCYELQKEEFLGQVNLSLNIKTIEK from the coding sequence ATGCTAATCAAACAAAAAAAAATTGATAACAACATATTTAGCTCTCTACTAGCCAACGGCTATGATTCTTTTACAGCAAAAATAATCTCAGCTAGAGTACGTGAAATAGATAGTATTGAGCTAATATTAAATGGTTCAATCAAAGATTTATCTTCACCATTTTTATTCAAAGATATTGAAAAAGCGCTAGAAAGGCTTTATCAAGCACTACAAAATAATGAAGTTATTGGATTAGAAACTGATCATGACTGCGACGGTCAAACTTCACATGCAATTCTATATGAAGCTTTAACCAAAATATTTAACTATCCAAAACAAAAAATCCGTTCATATATTGGTCATAGGTTACAGGAAGGCTATGGTTTGTCAGAATCGCTAATGAATAGAATTCTTACAGATAAAATAAGACCAAGTTTAATTATAACAGCTGATAATGGTTCTACAGATGAACCACGAATTGCCATTCTTAAACAAAATGGTATAGATACAATTGTGACTGATCATCATGCTATTCCACCCGAAGGTGCGCCTAAAAGTGCTATAGCGGTACTTAATCCTAATCAACAAGGCTGTAACTATCCTGATAAAGCTATCGCTGGTTGTATGGTTGCTTGGCTTTTTATGGCTGCACTACGTAGAAAATATTTACAAAACAACAAAGCAATATCTCAAACATATGGTTTAAGTAATCTGTTAGATTTTGTTGCTATTGGTACAGTAGCTGATTGTGTAAGTATGGCAACTAGTCATAATAATCGTATTGTAACAAAATTTGGTATCGAGCAATTAAAAAATAACCAACGCTTATGTTGGGACTTTGTAGATAAAGACAAACTATCAAGTGAATATATTGGTTTTAGTATTGCACCAATTCTAAACAGTGATGGTAGAGTTTCTGATGCTTTAGGTTCTGTTAGCTTTTTACTTGAGGAAGATGAGCACAAAATAGAAAATATCTTTGATAACCTCAAACAACAAAATAACCAACGTAAAGAAATCCAAAAAAAACTTACTCAAGAAGCGATAGCTCAAGCATATCATTTAAATCAACAAAAAAAATCTTTATGTATACTTCTAGAGGATGGTCATTCTGGAATTCATGGTATATCAGCAAGTAGAATTAAAGAAATGTTCGGTAAACCAGTAATTATCTTCTCACAAACGCAACATGACTCAACTTTGATATCTGGATCCGCACGAAGCATAGACAATATTCATATCAAAACTATCCTAGATAATATAGCTGTTAAAGAACCACAACTAATCATCAAATATGGTGGTCATAAAGGTGCCGCAGGATTAACAATAAGAAAATCCAATTTTGATAAGTTCTATCAATTATTTGAAGATGAAATAACTGATATTGTCACTAAACAAAATATAATTCTCGAACCTATAATAGAATATGATTTTGAGCTTGAGGAGCATCACTTTGAATTAGAGACTTTAGATAAAATAGATGCTCTAGAACCCTTTGGTAGAGAATTTGAAAAACCTTTGTTTTGTAATGAATTTATGCTTGAAAATTTACGCTTAGTTGGTAAAGATAAAAATCATGCTCAGCTAGTATTACGCTATAAGAATATATCATCAATTAAAGCAATATGGTTTAATGCCACTGATAATAATAAAATGCTAGAACAGCTAGTTATCGGTGACTCTATAAGAACCTGCTATGAGTTACAAAAAGAAGAATTCTTAGGACAGGTAAATTTATCACTTAATATTAAAACGATCGAAAAATGA
- a CDS encoding polyamine ABC transporter substrate-binding protein has product MKRKVFIIGLLVSLFNLAYSKDESYICDNKILKSPITATQTRTQLNFTNWADYISPDIVPCFSELSNTRVKYIYTSDDNMTRAKIMTGSSGFDLIEQGALYLNSEIASNALVKLDKSKLPNLKYRNKVIYDKVSQINDPGNNYAVVYSYGTTGLAYNKQEIEQRLGKGVVPNSWKYVFDKKYLKQIAPCGVSLLDEPEQIFGNYFFYHGIDPNTNSKAEYEKAALDIIKNVRPYIKYFDSNKYQNDFTAGNLCLVMGYSGDVVRSVERAKSVNPDVTLAYVIPEEGTNIWFDMLMIPKGAKDLDKAYALMNYIIDPYVSAQNSNYLYQPNAVTHNEKYLDDIFKDTNIRPTDEMIKKMYVLNIHDAEMQSFISRMWINVKYGIEFTPKYYKPQ; this is encoded by the coding sequence ATGAAACGAAAGGTTTTTATTATTGGCCTGCTAGTTAGTTTGTTTAACTTAGCATATTCAAAAGATGAGTCATATATTTGTGATAATAAAATTCTTAAAAGTCCTATCACTGCTACACAAACTAGAACTCAATTAAATTTTACTAACTGGGCAGATTATATATCTCCGGATATAGTACCATGTTTTTCAGAACTATCTAATACTAGAGTTAAGTATATCTATACCTCTGATGATAATATGACTCGTGCGAAAATTATGACAGGATCATCTGGTTTTGATTTAATTGAGCAAGGTGCGTTATATTTAAATAGTGAAATCGCATCTAATGCTCTTGTCAAATTAGATAAGTCAAAATTACCAAATCTAAAATATCGTAATAAAGTAATTTATGATAAAGTTTCACAGATAAATGATCCAGGTAATAACTATGCTGTAGTGTATAGTTATGGAACAACTGGTTTGGCGTATAACAAACAAGAAATAGAGCAAAGATTAGGTAAAGGTGTGGTTCCTAATAGCTGGAAATATGTTTTTGATAAAAAATATCTTAAACAAATAGCTCCATGTGGAGTTTCATTACTTGATGAACCTGAGCAAATATTTGGAAATTATTTTTTCTATCATGGAATTGATCCAAATACAAATAGCAAGGCCGAGTATGAAAAAGCAGCTTTAGATATTATTAAAAATGTGCGTCCATATATCAAATATTTTGATAGTAATAAATATCAAAATGATTTCACTGCTGGTAATCTTTGTTTAGTTATGGGTTATTCTGGAGATGTAGTTCGATCTGTTGAAAGAGCTAAGTCAGTAAACCCTGATGTTACACTTGCGTATGTTATCCCTGAAGAGGGTACTAATATTTGGTTTGATATGCTAATGATACCAAAAGGCGCTAAAGATTTAGATAAAGCTTATGCTTTGATGAACTATATTATAGATCCATATGTATCAGCACAAAATAGTAATTATTTGTATCAGCCAAATGCCGTTACGCATAATGAAAAATACCTAGATGATATATTTAAGGATACGAATATTAGGCCTACTGATGAGATGATTAAAAAGATGTATGTACTTAATATTCATGATGCAGAGATGCAGAGTTTTATTAGTAGAATGTGGATAAATGTTAAATATGGCATAGAATTCACACCAAAATACTATAAGCCTCAATAA
- the epmA gene encoding EF-P lysine aminoacylase EpmA, which produces MSLENIKKRAEYLAKIRNFFKDLDVLEVDTPLAYDYAVTDPFIDVFSINTIAGKRYLQSSPEYAMKRLLAAGSGSIYQICKAFRDEPCGKLHNHEFTMIEWYRVGIDYYQLMREMQKLFAMLKANLEFIYLSYQEVFEKYYNINPHDTCLAELQALVRENVGEIQGLKNPTIADCLDILFSYKIEKNLNQQNTIYFIYDYTIHQSALARKIKDKNSQLVAARFEVFCNGIELANGYYELIDKKEQLKRFESDLVTRKQQQKVLLDIDTKLLECLENIPECSGVALGFDRLLMSLEGIGNIKNLTILD; this is translated from the coding sequence ATGAGTTTAGAAAATATTAAAAAACGCGCTGAATACCTTGCAAAGATTCGTAATTTTTTCAAAGATCTAGATGTGCTAGAAGTAGATACTCCGTTAGCTTATGATTATGCCGTTACTGATCCATTTATAGATGTATTTAGTATAAACACAATAGCTGGGAAAAGATATTTACAAAGCTCTCCAGAATATGCAATGAAAAGATTACTTGCAGCTGGTAGTGGTAGTATTTATCAAATTTGTAAAGCTTTTCGTGATGAGCCTTGTGGTAAGTTGCACAATCATGAATTCACAATGATAGAATGGTATCGTGTTGGTATAGATTACTATCAACTAATGCGGGAAATGCAAAAATTATTTGCTATGCTCAAAGCAAATTTAGAGTTTATATATTTAAGCTATCAAGAAGTATTTGAAAAATACTATAATATTAATCCACATGATACTTGTTTAGCTGAACTACAAGCACTAGTTAGAGAAAATGTTGGTGAGATTCAAGGCTTAAAAAATCCGACTATAGCAGATTGCTTAGATATTCTTTTTAGCTATAAAATTGAAAAAAACCTCAATCAACAAAATACTATTTATTTTATCTATGACTACACAATTCACCAATCAGCCTTAGCTAGAAAAATTAAAGATAAAAACAGTCAATTAGTTGCCGCAAGATTTGAAGTTTTTTGTAATGGTATAGAACTAGCAAATGGATATTATGAACTTATAGATAAAAAAGAGCAATTAAAGCGCTTTGAGAGTGATCTTGTAACGAGAAAACAACAACAAAAGGTTCTTTTAGATATTGACACTAAACTTCTAGAGTGTTTGGAAAATATTCCTGAATGTTCTGGAGTTGCTTTAGGATTTGATAGACTACTTATGAGTTTAGAAGGTATTGGCAATATAAAAAATCTAACTATCTTAGATTAA
- a CDS encoding AI-2E family transporter has protein sequence MILKTIKDWYQNRYQNNEPIVFVGLMLFFYLVLTFLGDYIAPILAALVIAYLLDTLVNILQKFTKLKRIVLVYIVYILFLIALLSLIFVLLPIIINQLIDFVKQASHILSTLKTSLEELSVKYPTILTEDRINSIVSWFDSIDWKKISSNVGSFILQNTATTLPVLFSVLIYLFLVPLMVFYFLKDKEKMINWFKSFLPEENGALYYVWNDLKPKLADYVRGKAIELIIVSTLTYVGFAYFNLNYAVLLAVGVGLSVIIPYVGMVIITIPVIMVGILQFGLNGTFVSMLIVFFVIQALDGNLLVPLLFSEVLDMHPVGVVSAILIFGGIWGLWGIFFAIPLGLLFISGVNMLRNHLKGKKTQSDINLC, from the coding sequence ATGATTTTAAAAACTATAAAAGATTGGTACCAAAACAGATATCAAAATAATGAACCAATAGTATTTGTTGGTTTAATGTTGTTTTTCTATTTAGTTTTAACTTTTTTAGGTGATTATATAGCTCCAATATTAGCTGCACTAGTCATTGCGTATTTACTTGACACTCTTGTAAACATTTTACAAAAATTTACCAAGCTTAAGCGTATAGTTTTAGTATATATTGTTTATATTTTATTTTTGATAGCACTTCTATCACTAATATTTGTATTATTACCTATTATTATTAATCAGCTTATTGATTTTGTGAAACAAGCTTCACACATACTGTCAACCTTAAAAACTAGTTTAGAGGAACTATCTGTAAAATATCCTACAATTCTTACAGAAGATCGTATTAACTCTATCGTAAGCTGGTTTGATAGTATTGACTGGAAAAAAATTAGTTCAAATGTTGGTTCTTTTATTTTACAAAATACTGCAACAACATTACCAGTTTTATTTTCTGTACTAATTTACCTATTTCTAGTGCCATTAATGGTTTTTTATTTTCTCAAAGATAAAGAAAAAATGATTAATTGGTTTAAATCATTCTTACCAGAAGAAAATGGTGCTTTATATTATGTTTGGAATGATCTAAAACCAAAACTAGCTGACTATGTAAGAGGAAAGGCAATCGAGCTTATTATTGTTTCTACTCTTACTTATGTTGGTTTTGCTTACTTTAATCTAAACTATGCTGTCCTTTTAGCTGTTGGCGTTGGCTTATCGGTAATAATTCCTTATGTTGGTATGGTGATTATTACTATTCCAGTTATAATGGTAGGAATTTTGCAGTTTGGCTTAAATGGTACTTTTGTATCAATGTTGATAGTGTTTTTTGTAATTCAAGCACTTGATGGAAATCTGCTCGTACCTCTACTTTTCTCAGAAGTTCTAGATATGCATCCTGTCGGTGTTGTTTCAGCAATTCTTATATTTGGGGGAATATGGGGACTATGGGGAATATTCTTTGCAATACCACTAGGCCTACTATTTATATCAGGGGTGAATATGCTTAGAAATCATCTTAAAGGTAAAAAAACTCAGAGTGATATAAATCTATGCTAA
- the gadC gene encoding glutamate transporter GadC produces the protein MEQIVSSKKFGLIRLIMINIIAVDSLRNISITAQAGWIVITFYILAGIFFLIPCALLTAEMSTGSSQENGGIYIWVKKAFGKRLGFLVIWLQWVYNLVWFPSICGFFAGVIAYVIAPLTGQDANHLVANPWYMISMSLVMFWSATAINLFGIKTSSTVSTLGAIIGTLLPMFIIIIIAIIWSMSHANEIIAPKISDFIPSGNNISSWALFITVMFSLFGLEMSAIHAANVKNAKKNFPRALLISGSVILGSLILSNIAVILVSSQLQIGDVDIVTGLMVSFHYFFSQINMPWMTYIIAVTLIFGAFTTTSAWIMGLSRAFMVVSNDNILPQVFGRTNKNDAPDTMLITQALVFTVFCFSYIFMPSVNEAYWYLSDLTAQLAVIAYILMFITAVKLKISSPLEEGQYEICKGSFGTILMALLGCFGCLVAIIVGFIPIDNMAMSVFNFDIMLIVGIVITLIIPAVITIKK, from the coding sequence ATGGAACAAATTGTTAGCAGTAAAAAATTTGGTCTTATCAGACTAATAATGATAAATATTATCGCCGTTGATAGCTTAAGAAATATTTCCATCACAGCTCAAGCAGGCTGGATCGTTATAACTTTTTATATTCTAGCTGGAATTTTCTTTTTAATCCCATGTGCGCTACTAACTGCAGAAATGTCTACTGGCTCCTCACAAGAGAATGGTGGTATATACATCTGGGTTAAAAAGGCATTTGGTAAAAGACTGGGATTTTTAGTTATCTGGTTGCAGTGGGTTTATAACTTAGTTTGGTTTCCATCGATTTGTGGATTCTTTGCTGGAGTTATTGCGTATGTCATAGCACCTTTGACAGGACAAGATGCTAATCACTTAGTCGCTAATCCTTGGTATATGATATCAATGAGTTTAGTAATGTTTTGGAGTGCTACGGCAATTAACTTATTTGGTATCAAAACATCAAGTACAGTAAGTACACTTGGTGCTATTATTGGTACACTTTTGCCGATGTTTATTATTATCATAATAGCGATCATATGGTCGATGTCGCATGCTAATGAGATTATTGCGCCAAAAATTTCAGACTTTATCCCATCAGGAAATAATATTAGCAGCTGGGCTTTATTTATAACTGTGATGTTTAGTCTTTTTGGTTTAGAAATGAGTGCTATACATGCAGCAAATGTTAAAAATGCTAAGAAAAATTTCCCTCGCGCCCTACTAATTTCAGGTTCTGTAATATTAGGATCTTTGATTTTATCGAATATTGCGGTAATATTAGTAAGTAGCCAATTACAAATTGGCGATGTTGATATCGTTACAGGTCTAATGGTTTCTTTCCACTATTTCTTTAGTCAGATTAATATGCCATGGATGACTTATATAATCGCAGTAACACTGATATTTGGTGCATTTACAACAACATCAGCTTGGATTATGGGATTATCTAGAGCTTTTATGGTTGTTAGTAATGACAACATCTTGCCACAAGTATTTGGTAGAACTAATAAAAATGATGCTCCTGATACTATGCTTATTACTCAAGCACTTGTTTTTACAGTATTTTGCTTCTCATATATTTTTATGCCATCAGTAAATGAAGCATACTGGTATCTTAGTGATTTAACTGCACAGTTAGCGGTTATAGCGTATATCTTGATGTTTATCACTGCTGTAAAACTAAAAATTAGCTCACCACTTGAAGAAGGTCAATACGAAATATGTAAGGGCTCTTTTGGAACTATTTTAATGGCATTACTAGGTTGTTTTGGCTGTTTAGTAGCGATAATTGTCGGATTTATTCCTATAGATAATATGGCAATGTCAGTTTTTAATTTTGACATAATGCTTATTGTAGGAATTGTTATTACACTAATTATTCCAGCAGTTATAACCATTAAAAAATAA